The Akkermansia sp. N21116 genome includes a region encoding these proteins:
- a CDS encoding FAD:protein FMN transferase, producing the protein MTIQGGCLQQASALFAPAMYPLIHKTLPNGTSVSYAWFEAMHSRMDILICGIDEWNAGRLAFLLSQETERLADLMNRFDPGSLLSQINTAPPGTPVSISRELATILSTCREWYRRTQGLFDITIQSPASESSLMDAWEITPEDTVIRHHPGIVLDLCGFAKGYAVDSCKSVLLREGVRDALVNFGNSSVLAIGNHPHGKGWPVGLGVDEAQIEGEYKELTLHNQCLTTSGNNTTGRQHLIRPDSRQVVTGKKHVSVVTETGTVGEILSTAFFIAEKEEKEYLADQPECISMEEHA; encoded by the coding sequence ATGACAATACAGGGTGGATGTCTCCAGCAGGCATCCGCTCTTTTTGCTCCTGCCATGTACCCCCTGATTCATAAAACACTTCCGAACGGGACATCGGTTTCCTACGCATGGTTCGAGGCCATGCACTCCCGCATGGATATTCTGATCTGCGGAATAGACGAATGGAATGCAGGCCGTTTGGCTTTCCTCCTATCCCAGGAGACAGAGAGATTGGCGGATCTGATGAATCGTTTCGATCCCGGCAGCCTTCTATCACAAATCAATACCGCCCCTCCCGGGACTCCTGTCTCCATCTCACGGGAGCTGGCAACGATTCTATCTACTTGCCGGGAATGGTATCGGCGTACCCAGGGCCTCTTCGACATTACCATCCAGTCTCCAGCTTCCGAAAGTTCCCTGATGGATGCGTGGGAAATCACCCCGGAAGACACCGTGATACGCCATCATCCGGGCATCGTGCTGGATCTGTGCGGGTTTGCCAAGGGCTACGCTGTGGATTCCTGCAAATCCGTCCTGCTCCGAGAAGGAGTCCGCGATGCCCTGGTCAATTTCGGTAACAGTTCCGTCCTCGCCATCGGCAATCATCCCCATGGAAAAGGATGGCCCGTCGGACTGGGAGTTGACGAAGCACAAATCGAAGGCGAATACAAAGAACTCACTCTGCACAACCAGTGTCTGACAACATCAGGCAACAATACAACCGGACGCCAGCATCTCATCCGCCCGGATTCCCGGCAAGTCGTCACAGGAAAGAAGCATGTCTCCGTCGTCACCGAAACCGGCACCGTGGGTGAAATCCTCTCCACGGCTTTCTTTATCGCAGAAAAGGAAGAAAAAGAGTACCTTGCCGACCAGCCCGAGTGCATCAGCATGGAAGAACATGCCTGA
- a CDS encoding glycosyltransferase family 25 protein yields MNHYSFSTDKTLHLVINLEQAVERREHIVRQAEELGFPVQFVQAIAGKDLDCNSLPAYDRKRRMREYSCHLLPNEQGCIQSHLKAIRTFLETDYEYCVINEDDVLFDPDFLGMLEEILTRTSGWECIKLWTDGRHYDVLPPHPEMKIQMTFPKKFPWEATSILYTRAGAEKVLEGFKRYWMVYDAQWAGVCFAGNIVACGVLPAPARPDPALCVKSNIDADKKRTKSYELRRNFIQWVIHRCCVLNFSTQKKKMRRKLARVLSVK; encoded by the coding sequence ATGAACCATTATTCTTTTTCTACGGATAAAACTCTCCATCTTGTAATCAATCTGGAACAGGCTGTTGAGAGGAGGGAGCACATTGTCCGTCAGGCGGAGGAACTGGGATTTCCCGTGCAATTCGTTCAGGCGATTGCAGGAAAGGATTTGGACTGTAATTCCCTGCCGGCTTATGATCGCAAGAGGCGCATGCGTGAATATAGTTGTCACCTTCTTCCTAACGAGCAAGGATGCATTCAAAGTCATTTAAAGGCTATTAGAACATTTTTGGAGACGGATTACGAGTACTGTGTAATCAATGAGGACGATGTGTTGTTTGACCCCGATTTCCTGGGAATGCTGGAGGAAATACTGACGCGGACCTCTGGCTGGGAATGTATCAAATTGTGGACTGACGGCCGCCATTACGATGTGCTGCCCCCCCATCCGGAGATGAAGATACAAATGACTTTTCCGAAGAAATTCCCATGGGAGGCAACGAGTATCCTCTATACCCGGGCCGGTGCGGAAAAGGTGTTGGAAGGGTTCAAACGGTATTGGATGGTCTACGACGCTCAATGGGCGGGGGTGTGCTTTGCCGGTAACATTGTCGCCTGCGGAGTGTTGCCGGCGCCGGCTCGTCCGGACCCAGCCCTGTGCGTTAAGAGCAATATTGATGCCGACAAAAAGAGAACGAAGAGTTATGAATTGCGCCGGAATTTCATTCAGTGGGTGATTCACCGTTGTTGTGTCCTGAATTTTTCGACACAGAAAAAGAAGATGCGCCGCAAGTTGGCGCGGGTTCTCTCCGTCAAGTAA